GTGTTTAGGAGTCTGGAGGAGTTAATAGTTGGGGTTTGGCCAACCCCGCTCCTAAGGTTAAATCTGTTCAAGCCACGTAATGTTTGGGCTAAATTGGAATTCATGAATCCGCTTACCCATAGTATTAAGGATAGGACTGCCTTAGGGCTCATTAAGTCACTAGGTAATGTGGATAAAGGGGTTATTGAAGTTTCGTCAGGTAACTTAGCCGTTGCCTTAGCGTCAATACTTAGGGCTAGGGGGATTGACTATGTTGCCTATATTCCTGCAGGTTCCCCAAGGTCCTTTAAAGTTATGCTCAGGTTAATGGGTGTTAGGATGATTGAGCGTGAGGGTAATACATCAACAATACTGCCTGAAGTAATTAATGAAGCTAGAAGACTGGGGTTAAGCCATCCAAACCAGTTCTCAAACCCAGCTAACTACATGATTCACCATAATACTACAGCAAGGGAAATTGATGAACAATGCAGGATAGCTGGTTTTAAACCTAAATACATTATTGGTGCGGTTGGGACAGCTGGCCACATGACTGGAATATCAATGTACTTTAAGGAGAAGTATGGTAATGAAGTTAAAATAATTGCAGTACAGCCATCTGTTAATTCATCAATACCAGGTATTAAGAGGATTAATGGCAGTAATCCATTTAGTGAATTACTTAAGGTGGATCAAATCATTGACGTGACAAGGGAGCAGGCCTTAATTGGTGTTACGAAGGTAGCTAGGAGCGATGGCCTATTAATTGGTTTAAGTTCAGGGGCAGTGGCTTACGCCGCAATGAATCTTAATATTGATGACGCAGTATTAATATTTCCTGATGATGCTTGGAAGTATATTGATGAATTAAGCAATGAATTAACACTAGCAGAGTAGGTTTACTTGAGTTGCTAAAAGGGATTTAAATAAAGTTAATTCCCCCTAGGGACTGTTTTACCACTGGCGTTAAAGGGAAACGTTATTGTGATGCATATGGAGACGCTCCTATTAGAGCGGTGAGGGGGTTGGCGAAGGCTGTAATGAAGCCGAAGGCTACAACCAGCAAATAATCAAGAGTCACTCCCGGCTTAACGGTTCTGAGTAACCCTACTAACCTTATACTCAATACTTTCACTCTTATCCCTCCTATCATCAATCCTAACCACTGATACAATCCTCTTAACACCCCTCTTAACTAACTCCTCGTGAATATCTTCAAGGAGTGATCCAACGTCCTTTAATGACGGTAACTCAACCACAGTTCCCATGGCGCAGACCTGGTACTTATAACCCCTCCTAGCTATTGCTGATACAGCATACTTTATTAAGTCACCGACACTAGTGGAACCTGTGCCTATTGGGTCAACCGCGATCTCAACTATAACCGTCATATTTACCACGCCAGTGATTGATTTAAATTAATTACTCATCTTACCTAATGATTTGGCATGTGTAGGGTTAAGTTTTAAACCACAGGGTTACGTAAGCCCAATGCAGATAGTGTGTAAGTATTGTGGGAAAACAATGGATAATGCCTTAGCCTACTTCATGCACTACAGTAGGGAATGCCAGCAATTACCTAAAACAAGAAGATGCCCGGTTTGTGGGGCTAGGTTCCCAAGTTTTAGGTTACTGAAGATTCATTTAATGAATGAGGCACTTATTGATAATAGACATAGGGGTCTCATTATCGCTAGGTTCTCTTAATGGAATCAGCTTTAATGACTAACCAGTATGATATTGCCAGGGTTAAAATGGCGGCTGATAGCATAATACCTCTTTGAAGGGTCATGGATTCAATATTCGCGTAATTTATCAGTAATTCCCTAGCTATGGCTGTTAACACTATGGCTATTACCATATCAACAATTATGTGTCCTCTCTCCATGTATATTATGAACATGTCAATTAACTCCATCGTTAATACCACTAGGAATAAGGCTGATAATACATTAATAATATTAACATCAGTTAAAGAATTCACGCTAATACATATTTTAAGAATATCAATCGCGGCAATGTATAATGAAAGTATACTAGTAATTCCAGTAAATATTATTACTACTACATAGAGTGATAGATTCGCAATCCTAAGTACCTTCATTATCGATGATTTTAAATCAGCCTTAGCCACTATTACTAATGTACCTTAACCTGGTTTTTAAATTCCCCACTTAATAACAGCATAGCGCTGTCTCCCTGTTAGTAAAACAATTTAAATAACTAAACGCAGTGAGACTAGCATGGTTACTAGGAAACCCGCGGTTGCAGGTATGTTCTATGAGGCAAGTAGGAATGGTTTAATTAACCAGATAAAGTGGTCTATTGAGCATGAGCTTGGTCCTAAATCCACAATGAATTTTAAGGAGAATAAGCAGTTCGTCCTCTCAATAATAGTGCCTCATGCTGGTTACGTATACTCAGGCCCTGTGGCTGCCCATGCATATGTTGAGGTAAGCAAGTATCTTAAACCCAAGGTATTCATAATAATAGGACCAAATCACTATGGTGTAGGTTCCCCGGCTGCAATAATGACTAGTGGGGTCTGGGAAACACCACTAGGACAGGTGGAGATTGATGAGGAGGTGGCTAAGCAGATAAAGGCTAAGGTGAGGGACTTAGCTGAGGACCCATTAGCCTTTGAGAGGGAGCATTCCGTTGAGGTTCAGGTACCCTTCATACAGTATCTTTTCCCTGACTCTAAGATAGTTCCCATAGTCCTATGGAATCAGACAATTGACTTATCCAGGAGACTTGGCTCGGCAATAAGTGAAGTTGTTGATGGAAGAGCAGGTGAGGTTGTGCTAGTGGCCTCCAGTGACTTGAACCACTATGAACCACATGATGTCACTACGGGTAAGGATATGAGGGTTATTGAACGTATTCTAAACATGGATGAGGAAGGGTTCTATACAGTAATGGATAAGTACGATGTCTCAGTATGCGGCTTCGGTGCAATAATGACAGCCATAGTTTATTCAAGGAAACAAGGAGCAACAGGCGTGAAGCTCCTTAAACATGCTACATCTGGAGACACCAGTGGGTATCTTCTTGAAACAGTGGGATATGCTTCAATAGCCTTTTACAAGTGATTACGTTGCCTAGATGCTATGAACCATGATAACGCTGCTGAGCTTAAGGCAAGAGCCACTAACAGTAGGGTATCCATGATTACTAAGTTATTATTAAGCCTATTGAATTCATTGTAGATTAACGTCATATTCGAGGACAATTCACTGGATAACTTAGTGATACTATTATTAACAAATTGATTAACGGTATTAAGCCTATTATTAAGCATTAATAAACCATTTTCAATACTCACTTTCACGGTTGATGAAGATGATGATCCATCTGCTTGAACTGCAGTCACCGTTAATTCATAGGTACCATCAGGGTAATTCGCCGTATTTAATGCGTAAGTGAATGTGCCATTACCAGTATAGTTAATTAACTCATGGCCATTAAGGTAAAGTATCACACTGGACACGTCAATACCCATTACTGTGAAGTTAACGGTAACTAGACCCGTTAAATTAGCGTTATCACTAGGGTAGTTAATTACCACGACTGGTAATGGGGGGTAAATGTACCTTATCACAGAGTTCTCGTTAAGGTATCTTGAGGATAATAGCGTTAGCTCATTCACCTTACTTGTGAATAACTCAACAGTACTATTAATTGCCTTAATACTATTAATATTAGACAGCATTACTACGGTGTTAGAGTTAAGCACCGTTATATTACTGGCG
This genomic interval from Caldivirga sp. contains the following:
- a CDS encoding pyridoxal-phosphate dependent enzyme; amino-acid sequence: MFRSLEELIVGVWPTPLLRLNLFKPRNVWAKLEFMNPLTHSIKDRTALGLIKSLGNVDKGVIEVSSGNLAVALASILRARGIDYVAYIPAGSPRSFKVMLRLMGVRMIEREGNTSTILPEVINEARRLGLSHPNQFSNPANYMIHHNTTAREIDEQCRIAGFKPKYIIGAVGTAGHMTGISMYFKEKYGNEVKIIAVQPSVNSSIPGIKRINGSNPFSELLKVDQIIDVTREQALIGVTKVARSDGLLIGLSSGAVAYAAMNLNIDDAVLIFPDDAWKYIDELSNELTLAE
- a CDS encoding MTH1187 family thiamine-binding protein, translating into MTVIVEIAVDPIGTGSTSVGDLIKYAVSAIARRGYKYQVCAMGTVVELPSLKDVGSLLEDIHEELVKRGVKRIVSVVRIDDRRDKSESIEYKVSRVTQNR
- a CDS encoding C2H2-type zinc finger protein; translated protein: MQIVCKYCGKTMDNALAYFMHYSRECQQLPKTRRCPVCGARFPSFRLLKIHLMNEALIDNRHRGLIIARFS
- a CDS encoding phosphate-starvation-inducible PsiE family protein, whose translation is MAKADLKSSIMKVLRIANLSLYVVVIIFTGITSILSLYIAAIDILKICISVNSLTDVNIINVLSALFLVVLTMELIDMFIIYMERGHIIVDMVIAIVLTAIARELLINYANIESMTLQRGIMLSAAILTLAISYWLVIKADSIKRT
- the amrB gene encoding AmmeMemoRadiSam system protein B; translation: MVTRKPAVAGMFYEASRNGLINQIKWSIEHELGPKSTMNFKENKQFVLSIIVPHAGYVYSGPVAAHAYVEVSKYLKPKVFIIIGPNHYGVGSPAAIMTSGVWETPLGQVEIDEEVAKQIKAKVRDLAEDPLAFEREHSVEVQVPFIQYLFPDSKIVPIVLWNQTIDLSRRLGSAISEVVDGRAGEVVLVASSDLNHYEPHDVTTGKDMRVIERILNMDEEGFYTVMDKYDVSVCGFGAIMTAIVYSRKQGATGVKLLKHATSGDTSGYLLETVGYASIAFYK